In Halobacterium sp. R2-5, one DNA window encodes the following:
- a CDS encoding tripartite tricarboxylate transporter substrate binding protein — translation MKDKLPTRREYLRLTGAAGLAGLAGCAGGDGGGDGDGSGDGNTDSNGNTDSNGNTDSNGGGGDDYPSQRMTFVAWASRGGGSDTIVRQGYLRPIRQNDLLPVDARAINQTGGGGEAGMRYTLDQDPDGHTVLNVTTNLVVTPLSRDIGITYEDFTPIARMGVEPILLVIRGDDDRFNSIQEFRDYAAENRVSIASFDVGTQDHTAAFLLSRRTDMNAEIVPFSGGGEQVSALLAGDVDAAVTAPSEVSDQRESGEVQYLLHFSGQELELYPDVPYVNQAFDTEIVVEQFRGTVVHGDTPQSRVEYLRDLYEEIYNTDEFEEYASNNNVNPAFLRGEEFYNYVEGVNERFTEVFKENNLGIYSDN, via the coding sequence ATGAAGGACAAACTACCGACTCGACGGGAGTACCTGCGACTGACTGGCGCTGCGGGACTTGCTGGTCTCGCCGGATGTGCCGGCGGTGACGGAGGTGGCGACGGAGACGGCTCGGGCGACGGAAACACGGATTCCAACGGAAACACAGATTCCAACGGAAACACAGATTCCAACGGAGGCGGGGGCGACGACTACCCCTCCCAGCGGATGACGTTCGTCGCGTGGGCCAGCCGCGGTGGCGGCAGCGACACGATCGTCCGGCAGGGGTACCTCCGACCGATTCGACAGAATGACTTGCTGCCAGTCGATGCTCGGGCGATTAACCAAACCGGCGGCGGTGGCGAAGCCGGAATGCGGTACACGCTTGACCAGGACCCTGACGGCCACACCGTCCTTAACGTGACCACGAACCTGGTCGTGACGCCACTCTCACGCGACATCGGGATCACGTACGAGGACTTCACCCCGATTGCCCGGATGGGCGTCGAGCCAATCCTGCTGGTCATTCGCGGTGACGACGACAGGTTCAACAGCATCCAAGAGTTCCGTGACTACGCCGCAGAGAACCGTGTGTCCATTGCCTCGTTCGACGTCGGGACACAGGACCACACGGCAGCATTCCTCCTGAGTAGGCGGACGGACATGAACGCAGAGATTGTCCCCTTCTCGGGTGGCGGCGAGCAGGTTTCGGCGCTGCTGGCGGGCGACGTCGACGCTGCGGTCACCGCGCCAAGCGAGGTTAGTGACCAGCGTGAATCCGGAGAGGTGCAGTATCTCCTGCACTTCTCGGGACAGGAGCTCGAGCTCTACCCTGACGTCCCATACGTCAACCAAGCGTTCGATACGGAGATTGTCGTCGAGCAGTTCCGTGGCACTGTCGTTCACGGCGATACGCCGCAATCCCGCGTCGAGTACCTCCGAGACCTGTATGAGGAGATCTACAACACCGATGAGTTCGAGGAGTACGCCAGCAACAACAACGTGAATCCCGCGTTCCTCCGGGGCGAGGAGTTCTACAACTACGTCGAGGGGGTCAACGAACGGTTCACGGAGGTCTTCAAAGAGAACAACCTCGGTATCTATTCGGATAACTGA
- a CDS encoding mandelate racemase/muconate lactonizing enzyme family protein produces MEVTDIETAVLGSAVDAASLPAQVGARELDISSVVVKVHTDEGITGLGESFYRSEENNRFLAQSIESIGRHVIGKDPRDVKDIWHELYLHVKRAGAYGALSAIDEALWDIVGKNAGLPVYELLGGQTGTVNAYATFPVDKEADELVEYANWLDEKGFEAMKVGAGFGVEEDRHRIRTITEGSPEGFGLAIDANTSYEYTDARRVAKTAGEYEVEWFEEPIAHTDIQGQAQLNQDVEVPISGYQTHTPHYPAKKHLEAGALDIYQPSVDYVGGITGAMRVANLVETYNKELVPHALGPAINYAASLHVAAASRKCSLIEFAVLDDDIDDPGEYIAGKYVENQDAIYVQDGGRIDPPSEPGLGVTIDDEVFEEYRID; encoded by the coding sequence ATGGAAGTAACCGATATCGAAACTGCAGTTCTCGGGAGCGCTGTCGATGCCGCGTCCCTACCGGCGCAGGTTGGCGCCCGAGAACTCGACATTAGTTCGGTTGTCGTGAAGGTACATACGGACGAAGGGATCACCGGACTCGGAGAGTCGTTCTACCGCTCCGAGGAGAACAATCGGTTCCTAGCCCAGTCCATCGAGTCGATCGGCCGCCACGTCATCGGCAAAGATCCACGTGACGTTAAGGACATCTGGCACGAGCTGTACCTCCACGTGAAGCGTGCGGGTGCATACGGTGCTCTGAGCGCGATCGATGAGGCACTTTGGGACATCGTCGGCAAGAACGCCGGACTACCGGTGTACGAGCTACTCGGCGGTCAGACCGGCACCGTTAACGCGTACGCGACGTTCCCGGTCGATAAGGAAGCGGACGAGCTGGTTGAATATGCAAACTGGCTCGACGAAAAGGGCTTCGAGGCGATGAAGGTAGGTGCCGGCTTTGGCGTCGAGGAAGACCGCCACCGCATCCGGACCATCACCGAAGGCAGTCCGGAGGGCTTTGGGCTGGCCATCGACGCGAACACGTCGTACGAATACACTGATGCCCGCCGCGTCGCAAAGACGGCCGGTGAGTACGAGGTCGAATGGTTCGAAGAACCTATCGCCCACACGGATATACAGGGGCAGGCCCAGCTCAACCAAGACGTCGAAGTCCCGATTTCGGGATACCAGACACACACCCCTCATTACCCAGCAAAGAAGCACCTCGAAGCGGGCGCACTCGATATTTATCAGCCCTCCGTCGACTACGTCGGCGGCATCACGGGGGCAATGCGCGTCGCCAACCTAGTTGAGACGTACAACAAAGAGCTCGTTCCGCACGCGCTCGGACCAGCGATTAACTATGCCGCCAGCCTCCACGTGGCGGCGGCGAGCCGCAAGTGCTCGCTCATCGAGTTCGCCGTCCTCGACGACGACATCGACGATCCCGGCGAGTATATCGCCGGCAAGTACGTCGAAAACCAGGACGCCATCTACGTCCAAGACGGTGGGCGCATCGACCCGCCGTCTGAACCTGGACTCGGTGTCACCATCGACGACGAGGTCTTCGAGGAGTACCGGATCGACTAA